From a region of the Micropterus dolomieu isolate WLL.071019.BEF.003 ecotype Adirondacks linkage group LG21, ASM2129224v1, whole genome shotgun sequence genome:
- the LOC123959784 gene encoding T-box transcription factor TBX3-like, producing the protein MRSFLEPCVPAEVPQGFATRDAALHGTILAGPSLFSALSLSSRRSSEPSLDASADPMIQTSSISCRPPEILEGGGLTEDEPKVYLEASDLWREFHKCGTEMVITKSGRRMFPPLKARCTGMDRKAKYILLMDIVAADDCRYKFHNSRWMVAGKADPEMPRRMYIHPDSPATGEQWMSKVVNFHKLKLTNNISDKHGFTILNSMHKYQPRFHIVKANDILKLPYSTFRTYVFSETDFIAVTAYQNDKITQLKIDNNPFAKGFRDTGNGRREKRKLQHSSQKSKEMRMTDMKSAPVKDSPTQYSDYCKSSDPHESDSDKDVNVEDSPRQEVCKTNQETESEPKVFITGTHRGMDPSQIHVISTLTDGAGCCQPHDSEKEHLCKLCSGSVQSCVNATELHRHLQDLSIPNSLLHSAQVNAWNSCATTDRAALCGLSLAAAVRTPGAPGFPISLQQHALVQDLVSLSHFGGFLFYPYSSFSAPSAQYFIPPVRSRVDFRPYVSVHGRDYVTSPMISSSVSPVGGGGLKNLASDLLMLPKTDQKLDDAETDCSQDESQRE; encoded by the exons ATGCGCAGCTTCTTGGAGCCGTGCGTCCCAGCCGAAGTACCACAGGGCTTTGCAACAAGAGATGCGGCCCTTCACGGGACTATCTTGGCCGGACCCTCGCTGTTCTCAGCCCTCTCCTTATCCTCCCGAAGATCATCAGAACCAAGTCTGGATGCCAGCGCGGACCCGATGATTCAAACGTCTTCGATTTCGTGCAGGCCTCCAGAAATTCTGGAGGGAGGAGGACTGACAGAGGATGAGCCGAAAGTTTATTTGGAAGCCAGCGACCTTTGGAGAGAGTTCCACAAATGCGGCACTGAAATGGTCATTACAAAATCCGGGAG GCGCATGTTTCCGCCGCTCAAGGCCAGGTGCACCGGGATGGACAGAAAAGCCAAATATATTCTTCTGATGGACATCGTGGCGGCGGATGACTGCAGATATAAGTTTCATAACTCCCGGTGGATGGTGGCGGGGAAGGCGGACCCGGAGATGCCCAGACGCATGTACATCCACCCGGACAGTCCGGCCACGGGCGAGCAGTGGATGTCCAAAGTTGTCAACTTCCACAAACTGAAACTGACCAACAACATATCCGATAAGCATGGATTT ACAATTCTCAACTCGATGCACAAATACCAGCCAAGATTTCACATAGTTAAGGCAAATGACATCCTGAAACTGCCTTACAGCACTTTTAGGACATATGTCTTCTCTGAGACAGATTTCATCGCAGTAACAGCTTACCAGAATGATAAG AtcacacagctgaaaatagaCAACAATCCTTTCGCAAAGGGATTTCGAGACACGGGAAAcggaagaagagaaaagag GAAACTGCAGCATTCATCACAAAAGTCGAAAGAGATGCGGATGACTGACATGAAATCTGCACCTGTAAAGGATTCACCTACGCAATACTCTGATTATTGTAAATCTTCAg atcCTCAtgaaagtgacagtgacaaaGATGTTAATGTTGAGGACAGTCCTAGACAAGAGGTGTGCAAAACCAACCAGGAAACTGAAAGTGAACCAAAGGTTTTCATAACTGGGACACATAGAGGAATGGACCCCAGTCAAATCCATGTCATCAGTACATTAACTGATGGAGCGGGTTGCTGCCAGCCGCACGACTCCGAGAAGGAACACTTGTGCAAATTATGCAGTGGTTCCGTGCAGAGCTGTGTTAATGCAACGGAATTACACAGACATCTGCAGGATCTGAGCATCCCCAACAGTCTTCTCCACTCTGCTCAGGTAAACGCCTGGAACAGCTGCGCCACCACGGACAGAGCAGCGCTGTGTGGACTGAGCCTGGCAGCAGCTGTCAGGACACCAGGAGCTCCAGGATTTCCCATCAGTCTTCAACAGCACGCGCTGGTACAG GACCTGGTGAGCCTTTCACACTTTGGAGGCTTTCTCTTTTATCCCTACTCCAGCTTCTCTGCACCATCAGCCCAGTACTTCATCCCGCCAGTGCGGTCCAGAGTGGATTTCAGACCCTATGTAAGCGTCCACGGCCGGGACTATGTAACCTCTCCGATGATATCttcatctgtttctcctgtGGGTGGTGGTGGACTGAAGAATCTCGCCTCTGATTTGCTAATGCTACCCAAAACAGACCAGAAATTGGACGACGCTGAAACTGACTGCAGTCAAGACGAGTCACAAAGGGAATGA